CAGGCCGCTTAGGGTTGCGTCCATGGCGGCGTGAAGAACCCGATTCTTCAAGGGGCGTTCGTCTCCCTTGTTTAGGACCTGCTCGTATATTGCAGTGGATTCCGCATCTTAGCACTCCTCTCTGCAGAACCCCCGGATATTGACCCTGCACAATCTTTATTCTGCAAGATGGAAGCTCGCAAAGGGAGTCCTACTGACGACAAGGGTCCCAAGATCCTGGCCGTACTATGGGGACTGACTGGCTTCACATTGATTGTCGTCTCAGCTCGTATGACTATCCGGGCAAAGATGCTTCGGAATTTCGGCCTGGATGACTGGCTGATTGCCTTTTCGATGGTAATTATGGCTGCGGACTTTGAATATATGGTATGCTGACGGACCAGCTTATGGGCATTGTTTACTGTGCCATCACGACAGCCAACATCGCAATCGGATACGGTAAACACGCCTACGTGCTCGAGCAGGAGACAGTCGAGAGAGCCAGTTTTCTAAATTCTCTCAGTTTCCTCTTCGGCATCATCTCGTTTTCGGTGCCGAAACTTGCCGTCGGGGCCATGTTGATTCGGATCCTCAACCCGAGCACCATGCACAAGACAATCATATGGGGGTTGACTGGCCTGGGTGCTACTATCTCAGGTATCTGCATCATTATACTCTTTACCATGTGTGACCCGCCACACGCGCTCTGGAAGACGTCCCTTGTCATGGAGGGCAAGGCAACCTGTAAGGACGTGTGGATTTTGGTCAATTATGCCATGTTTACAGGAGGTATTTATTCCAGGATTTATAACTCGATATTTGTTCTAACAGACCAGCGTACTCTGCCTTTATCGACTTGTATCTTGCAATCTACCCGACAACCGTGCTGATGAAGCTGCACATGTCCCTCCGAAAGCGACTTGCACTGTGCGCAGCTTTAGGACTCGGAGCTATGTACGTCTTACACTCCACTAATAATTGCTCCAGCTAATAAGAAAGTGCCTCTGCAATGGCCGTCGTCAAATGCACGCAACTGAAAGGTCTCGCTGATAAATCGGACTACACATACGGGACTGCCGACCTCGTTCTCTGGACCAAGTACGCTCCCTATCCCAACAACCAGCTAAACAATTAACACCGGCTAACAATACTACAGTGTAGAATCCgacgtcgtcatcatcgcctcctgCATCCCAACCCTCCAACCAGTCCTCGAACTAATCCTCGGAAAACGAAAGCTCTCATCCTACAGCGGATCGAAGAACAAATACAAAGGAAGCCAGCAACTCCATGATTCCGAGTACGGACGGGGCAGCAAGCCGTCTAAGAAACAGGGGAAAATGGATCTGACAATCACCGGCGTGGGGAGCGAGGAGAGTATCCTGAGGGATGATGCGAATGGAAACCAGGGGCATCCCATGGGCGCCATTCGAAGGACAGATAATGTTACGGTTGAGTATGAGAGCAGGATGGGTGGGCATGACCAGATGGGTATTCGGAGGGAGGATAGGGGGTCTTGGTGATGAAGCCTTTCCTTTTGTTGTCTCAATGTGTTTATTGCGCTCAGTGTATACGTAGCTCGTCCCTCGTTAGGGTATTATTATGTTTCTGTAAGTAATGGAGCATCAAACTGAAAATAGAAATATTTTGCGCGCTGTTCAGGCTTATATCCATCACTGGACCCTGACACCACTAACCCATAGGAAGGCGCAGCAGCCGGATTGAGTGGTAATGTTCCAGCATTGCGTCCAGACTTTCAAACTGGGATGACCTGTCTTTTATTTTGTGTGCATGTCCCGCCTGATTGGGAGTGGATGGCAGGCTTTGCTTATCCTGGCGCTTGGCCGATATGCACCGATATGCACGCCGGAGATGGCTTCCATTTAAGGCGGCATCTTGCGCTGTCCGACACTATTCTTGCATTATGCTTGTCAGCTCGGCCATTAAAAGCGGGTTTGAAATTATTGGCACTGTGATTGGCCATGTACGAGGCTGAATCCAGACGTGAGAGGTCTAGAATGACAAAATTGGTGTAGTCTATCTGGGCGTCTCGGCTTTTTGCTCTATTGCCTGTTTAGCAATTGGGACTGTCTTTGTAACGTTGACAGCTTCTCAGCTCCAAAATAACAGATTCATCGACAAGGCTCCGCGTCCGATTCATGGGTGGCAGGTATCGTTATTCATCCCATGCTGACGTCTTCCAGTGGGCCATTGCCTATGcctggatgatatcgacCACGTTTCCCTTCTCCCTGTACGATACCATCGTGAGTGTGACCATTCATATCCACTTTATGGACTCTATCTATCACTGCTCCAGGTAGCAGACGTTCAACCATCGATTCTCGACCTCTTCGGCAGCGTCTCTCTTCTCCCCTGGATTGCTCGACACAATGGCAAGGTCTGCGCTCGCCCAGATCCTGGATGTACAGCACTTGGAGTAAATATAATGCCCAGTATTCAAAGCAGTATCTACAGGTCCATAATAGACCATTGATAGACCATCTATCTCTACAACcccatcaatatcaaactCCAACTTCAACCAGTCCGCTCAACATGCTCCACCTCCCTCTCGTCCAacaccttctccctcccaccAAATTCAACCCCCTGGTTATTATCAAAAGCATACCCCTTCCACTCCCTTACAGGAATTTGCACCCTAAAGAACAACGAAATCTCCAACCCCGTCCTCCCCGCCGTCTCCCCAACGCAATaccaagtccaagccaggGCTAAACAAGTCGTCCCCGCATACACAAACCCCAACATAGGCCCCAACCCAGCATCATAATATAGATACGGCGCTGTAAACGATACCAGCCACGTCGTGAAATAGAAGACCACGATCGAACTACTCATGATCTTATTCTGGTTCACGCCTACGGCCATCTCGCGCGCGATTGTGTATGCCAGTGGCCCGAGCCCGAAATTGAATCCGAccacgacgatgaagctgaaTACCACGATGACGATCTGAGAGTCAGAAGTCAGATGCCGGGTCCCGATGGCGCCGATCACGATGAACGCAGCTAGCATTATGCTGTTTGTAACGAGGAGGTTTGATCGCCTTGACACTTTATTCCCGGTTATCACTGATGCACCGACTGCGAAGATCTGGACGATATTGATAGCGAGCTGCACGAGAAACGGATCCGCGACGCCAATTTCCTggatgaagacgacgccGTAGAcgtagaagaagaggatgccgCAAATCTGCTGGGAGAACATAGCGCCGGCGGAGAAGACCAGTTTGCGCCGTTCGATGGGGTCTGTTACTAGcgaggaccaggaggaggaggatttggtCTGTTCGCACTCGATTTGGTGTGTTCTTTGGATGGTTGTTAGTTCGGGGGTTGGGTTGTAGTCTGGCTGGCTGCGGTTTATGCGGCGGAGACTGCGTTCTGCGTCTGCGGGCCGGTTTTGCGAGATGTACCACTTTGGTGTTTCGGGGATGAAGGGGAGAAAGGCGAACATTATCAgggggaggacgacgaggccgCCCATGGGGAGACGGTAGGAGAGGGAGTTGTTGATTGTTTCGGTGCCCTGGTTAAGGGCTGATGCGACGAGCTGCGAGCAGGATTGCAGGAATTGGAACATCATTAGGGCTGGGCCGCGGATGCTCGAGGGGGCGACCTCGCCGATGTATAACAAGGACGTCACAGTGAATTGGCCAACCCCGaggccgatgaggatgcggCCGACTACGATGATGGCCTGGTGGTGGATGGTATCAGCCACTTGACAGATTCCGCCGGCCAGGATACAGAATGATGCGAACCAGAAGGTGGATTTGCGGCCCCAGCGGTCGTTTATGGGTGCGGCGATGAGGGCGCCTAGGAGGTCTCCGATATAGATTGCGGAAGCCGTGAGGGACTGGAACGAGGAAGGCAGGGCAAGGTTGCCGTCTGCATCGCGGTGCGTGCCGTAGTCATTCTTGAACTGTTGCATGGCCAGGACGCCGTTGTAGTAAGTATTGTCGTAGCCATAGCAGAGGGCACCAATGGCTGATATCCCGCAGTAGAAGATGGCCCAGCCGTGGCTTCTCCAGTCGAGCTTCAAAGAGTCAAACATTTTAATATCCAACAGATTACTTGTCAAAGAGTGTATGCTCGGAAAGTGACCCCTACGAGATTCTTATAGACCGGAAAGAGTCCGGCCTCCAACTACCCCGCAAAAGGGATCGAAGGCCAAGCTCAGTGGAGATGTGGAAGATCGTTCTATAGGTTATACAGTCTGTAGCAGTACGTCATTCCCCAGCCGTTTCATTGTCCGCTGTCCATCTTTTCCTAACTGTGTGCCGCCTGGTACTTGCAGTCCAATGGTGTCCCTTCCTGCTCTCCACTCCGCAGAATGAGTTCGATCTGGGAATGTTAGCAGCGTGATCGCATGTTGAAGAGAGACCGCAATGGCTTACCAACTCGAGATCCCCAAGGGCAGCCTCGGGCTCTTGCTCCCAGCTCAGCTTTCCACTGACAAGGCTCTTGCCCCAGGCCCGAACTACAGGGGGGACACCGCTCCTTTCATTTGGAACAGTTTCAACGGCCTCCTGTCCATTGCGATTCACAATTACCTTGTCAAACAGTACTGTCACCGACCCGTTCTCGCAAGCGATGGTCCATTCATCAGCCTTGACACTCGTCCCTCGCCAAATCTGGAATGTCCCGGTAACGCCCGATCTCGTTCGCAGAATCGCATCCGCTGTGTCGACTGGAGGAAGATATGGTTGAACGAGACCGGTAAAAGCCGAGACACGAGCTATCTCATTCCCAGGCTGCGCGGCAAGAAGCGTTCGAAGGGTGGCTATGTAGTGAACGCCGCCATCAAGAATGTAGCCACCCTGGTGGGTAGGATTTCGCCTCCACTCGGTGACTAACAGGTTAGAATACTTGAAGCGAATCAAGGGATCATCATTTACGGTTGAATTTCCAGTCCTTCTCAATAAACCCCTGGTTTCGACCCTGGAATCCCACGATCCTACCAAGAGACTTGATCTGCTCGGCGGCAAAGTCGAAGCTATTCAAGAAACGGAAATTCTCTGCCACTGCCCAGGTTGCATTCACAATTTCAGAGCGATACCATAGGATcagctcttcagcttcttgaacACTCTCCGCGACAGGCTTCTCCGACAGGACGTGTTTCCCGGCCAGCAGGGCTTGTTTGATGTACGGCGCTTGGTTCGCGATCGGTAGCCTTTCCAGTTAGCGTGTCTACAAGATAGATATGTCAACAAGGGAGGTTTACGAGATGACAACGCCCTGAATATCGGATCTGGCGAGGAGGTCCTTGTAGCCGCGCTCCGAATCGTCCGAGTACAGCTCGAGAGGTCGCGCAGCAATATCCACGATCGACTGGGCGGATGATACAGAGCGAGAATAAACGGCCGTGAGTTCGAGATCCTCCGCCGCTTCGATAGCAGGCTACTGATGTCAGTTGCGAGTAAGAAATGCGAGGGGTGGAGACGTACGAGGTGCTCCTCGCGGGCCCAGATTCCTTGATATTCAGTTAGCTTTTATGCGACCGGGCTGGGTGATGGCTCACCTCCTCCGATGAGCGCGACGTTGACTGGCATATTGAAGCTGTATACGATGAGGGTGATGAAAGAGTAAGGGGTGCTTACTTCCTGGTGAAAGAGAAAGGAATCGGGGAGGGGTAACTCGAAGCTCCGCACAGTTGACGTCGTTGGTTGGACCATCCCCGACTTCCCGATTGGGAAACCGCGCTAGAAGTACAGTTCATCGCTGACATTACGCCATCTCTCAACATAAACTACGACAAGAAAAAGTATTGAAGGGAATAATATCTAGGATTCCTTCGAGACATTCGTCGCAGTTAGGGACACCCTGTCTCGTGCATATCTAATCGGATCGGAAGCGGGCCGCCGTCTATCAGACAGATCCTCAGTACCAGCACGATCGCCCAGATCGCGATGAGGTGATTCCACAATCGCCGTCAGCTTTCCCAGAACAGCAAACTCCAGTTTCAGTTTAGCGCTGTAGATGGCGCACTTCACCAGGACCTGCAGGTAGTATAGCCCCAGGAACTCGATGACGATAACCGCAACATCCATGAGGATAATGCCAATGTTAATGGCCAGCAGCTCGTACattatcttcctccgccgGCTGCTGTGTGCCGGGTTTAGGTGCAGAAGTTTGATTGTCTCGCGGATGTACAGAAAGGCGAGTATAAATTCCTGCACGCAGAACCAAGTTACCTGTAGCCGCTCCAGGATCGTGTAGCTCGCGTTCCAGCCGGGTGTGCGTATGAATGCGGATCCGTAGCATACAATCGTTATTGAGATCGAAAAGACAACCGCGTCGACGATCAATATATAGAGTGCGAGTCGAAGAATCAGCTGGTTGTATAGGACCAGATGTAGTCGGGAATAGAGGACCACCGATTGCATTGGAATCAGAAAATAGAACCCAATGTTCGATAGAGTCATTGCGAGCCATAGCGGGCCGATATTGAAATAGTGCAGTGTGTTCGCAATACCGCTGGGTACGAGACCGAGTGTTGTCGAGAGCGTGAGGGACCAAAAGTAGAGTCCGCCGTAGAAGTGGAAAGTTGTAAATATCAGAGTAGTCAGTTCGACCGCATTGTACAGTGATATTCCAATCAGGGCTCCCATAATCGCCTTTACAGCAGTGCTGTCTCCCTGATACCCTCCAATAAGCCCCTTTGGGGGCTCACCAAGGGAGCCTGACATCAGATGAAAGACTGTCCCACTCAGCTTCGTTCTTGGACAGCCGGCCTTTGTCGACTTACTAAGTCATTCAATGAAGCTGCAGACTGGGTGTGTATTTGACTGGCATAATGACCTCTTGAAGCTTTGCGGGTTTTTATCTTCGCCTGCCTTAGGGCTCGATCACTGCAAGCgcatctcattctcaacgTGCAGAATCGCGTCGGCTCAAggatataaaaaataaaatagaacCCAAAATTCCTAGACAAGTCTGCGCATGAATACAGAATTGTCTTTCATTATGTGGCAAACACGAAGCCGAGCGGGGGTCGCGTGGTGAACCAAAACCCAACAGAACCCACGGTTGCGCGCGCGTTTATTTTGAATCCCCACGTCTCGTTGGCAGGGTATTAATTCTGCTCCTGGCGAGAGTTTGAGCCAGTACTATCCCGGCATGGTCATTTCTTTCCCAACGGTCTCAGTGCCCCGTGGGGAGAAGGTTGGACCACTGAAGACACCTTGAACCTGCATTTGGCAATTGCCCCCATTTTGCCCACACTCCACGATTACTCTGTGGTCTCATATAATGTATCCTGTTGCCACTCTTCGTGGTCGCCGGGGTTTTTGCAGTTTCAGATACCGGGCTGATATCTGATAATGAACCTTGGACTCGGTATAGTCAGGCTAGCAACCTAACACCAGAAGTGCCACAGGTAGACCGTTCATTATGCGCAAGTACACTCTGATTCAGGTTTAATTACCTCACCCTTAACTGACTGGCTGCTCCGACCTGGATATGTAAGGGACATCCAGAGCAATCGGGATCGACATTCCAGGTCGGCGAATGTTTCAATAACCGTCGGAAATATGTTCCTGTCTAACTAACAAACGGGCCAATAAAATTGAATAAACTGTTAAATCACCAGGTCGCCGAtcataataaataataccAATAATATACTGAAATCCACGTGCCAAATAACCAGATATGCAACGGCACTATGCTGCAAATAACGCAGGTTAGATTCAGTCTACTCCTGGAAAACGCCACCAGAAATAACCTGAAAGGCTTTCACCGTATGTACAATGACTTGTGAAGATATTTAAGGACGATTGTAGGTAAATCCAATTGGTTATCTTAGTTTCGACATTATACAATCAAATTCTCTAAGCGATGAACCGCGCCCGAtatacaaatatatattcgTCAAAATCAAATATATGGACAACCACAGCTTTCCCTGTATAACCTAACTGTACAATCATGTCTCAACCATAATTCATCTCAGGTCTGCTGAATGCCGAAGAAATTATAATAGTCCGAATCAAACCACTGGACCGACGGCTGGATGTTAAAGAGTTCCGACATAAGACCCTCTTCCCAGATGGACGCATGTCCTGATTCCGCCTCAGCTGCGGTAGATGGGAACGGCTGTTGGCCTGGAATGGCgttggttgtggttgtggttgtggtggatTGGTCGAGGGCTGATATTGGTGATATGTATTGGGAGCTAGAGGTTACCGGTGCACCATCCGATATCAAACTATCcgcatggctggctgggtctACTGTCTGATCTGTGCGAATAGGAGGTTCTTGGGCCAAAGGATCACCGTGGAGTTGTTGTGGTGCTGCAGGCAGCACATCATGGAGTTGCGTGCACATTGCAATCAGTTCCGAGAGCATGATGTAGAGATTCATTCCGAAGGCACATTGTTCCTTCACTTTGGATATTGTCGCGGTTACTTCATTAAGGAGTCGCAGGTCGTGAACATTCGACGTTGCGACTACGTTGCAAAATACAACGAAGAATGGGGTGAGGGGATACAGCAGCGCAGTCCTGTTTCCATCGTAAGTATAAATCTACCAGGAGAAAGGGGGACGCaccagaagaggaagtcaGTGGCAATATGGGTAATTGTATCGAGATGCTTTTGGCATGCTTGCATGGACCAGAGCGCCTGCCGGGCATACTGCAGACATTGCTCACGTTTACCACGATCATGCAGGGAGGAGGGATTCAAGCGGAGGACGGTCGTGGCTATGGAGTAGAAGGTGAAATTGAGCGCATCCCATTCTATCATGAGAGTGCGCCCACTTGTACATTTCGGCCGGAACTGAATCAGCGTCAGAGAATGGATACAAAAGGAGGCGAGCGGCGTCGTACCTCAATAATATCGTCGTGGATATACCGCAGGTCCGTTTCGAGAGCGTCGAGCCGAGCTGAAGCAGACTCTGTTTGTGCTCTTTTATTTCCCACTATGAACGGCAACGAGGCATCCTGTACTTGGGCAAGCTTGACGAGAATCTTGACCTTGAATGATAGGGGGTCGTCCGAGTCGGTATGCACCAGATCCCCAGGGGTGAACTGCATATCTGGTAGAGAGGAAGGCCTGACAAGCAGCATACTCAAGGTCTTATCAAAGTAGTAGCACCAAAACACACAATGGCGAATCTCAAAACCTTCGTCAGTGTCCGCAGTAATCCTACTTGACCGGTGATAGCCCAGCGCGACGAGAGCACGAGCGGCACAAGCAGTTAGAAACCACGATCTAGAGGAATCACCGAGAAGCTGAACTAGATGGGCCTGGCGAATGTTAGAAATGTACAGATAACGGATATATAAGATAGCTCACTCCTGAAAGAAGGGTTTGCAGCATGAGCAGACTCTGAGCTCCGGTGAGGTCGACGTCCCGAAGACATTGCAGACAGGCCGCTGCATagctcttcttcgacttcacaAGACAGCACGCAAGGTCGTCAGATGGACACAGTCGCAGCCAGCGAGTGACAAACAATGTTGCTCTGGAAAAGACGCAGACTTTGTATTGAATGGCGGTCTGGCCGCTGACAGTTCCATTAACAAGAGCGAGACACATTCGCTCCAGAGTCTGTAGAGGCAGGTGGTCAGGCCAATGATTCAAGCTGACCggtccaccaccaccctggCCTAGGGGAGTTAACATGATACAAGGAGCCAATGGCAATCCCAGACATACCGCTGAACATCATGTAGAACAATTCCATGGTTACATCTTGAGGAACGGGAAGGTCGCTGCCAATGCCTGGTTCGTGAGACACAGTGTCGGCACGCTCGGACGTTGCCACGAACTTGCGGACCAACGCGAGAGCAGATTCCAAGACATTGATTCGGTCCAAGGATAGATTGGTGTTTGAATGGAGCTCTTGTCTGATCATTAGGTTACTTGTGCTGTCAGCCTGGTCGGAGGGCTCGGGAACAAGAGGGAGAGATATGAGACCCTCTGCTGGTGTCGAGGGACATGTTCGACCGAGCCTCTCCGGTGGGACTTCTTTGTGAGCAACATGTGGCGAGGACAAGGCAGACTGATAACTTCTACGACGCGGCCTCTGGTGGGAAGAGAAGATATGCTCCTGGCTGGGGGACGCGGATCCGCTTATGCTGCCAACTGTTCGGTGTCTATCAAGACCTCGGCGACTGATCGAGATATAGAAGAGTATGGTCAGAGAACATAAACACACTCTGAAGGGTAAGAAACTCACGTCGATatgcgacgaggaagacgctGTCGCGATCGAATGCACGGTGCCTTTGCCGCGATGCAATTCTTGCATGTTTCCTCCCTGTCACATTTCACCTGAAGAAAAGATGAGCCTCGAACGTATCGTCGAAGAGGATTCCCATACTTTCCGAGAATGGCAGAGGTCGCACTGGTGGGTTGGTTAGGAACCTTGGCTGGCATGGACTCAGAATGCCGGACTCACTGCAGGGAGGGGCTTGCCGATGATGAACTCGGGCCTGTGCAGGGCTGCCAGGGCACTATGGGCCTTCGGGGACATGATGTATCTGCTATAAAGCGAGATGTGGAAGTGGTAGACAGCTTGGTGATTCGGATATTCGGAAGACTGCCAGAAAGCGTATCGATCCGAGTTTTCAGGCCCAGTGGACTGCAACATCTTGGCAGCTTGCACCCCAGTGGACGAGACTGCAACGAATAGTGGGCATTGGGTCTAATTGTGGATCTCCGCTGTCATTGTCCGAGAAT
Above is a window of Aspergillus puulaauensis MK2 DNA, chromosome 2, nearly complete sequence DNA encoding:
- a CDS encoding Gfo/Idh/MocA family protein (COG:S;~EggNog:ENOG410PJSM;~InterPro:IPR004104,IPR000683,IPR036291;~PFAM:PF01408;~go_function: GO:0016491 - oxidoreductase activity [Evidence IEA]) yields the protein MPVNVALIGGGIWAREEHLPAIEAAEDLELTAVYSRSVSSAQSIVDIAARPLELYSDDSERGYKDLLARSDIQGVVISLPIANQAPYIKQALLAGKHVLSEKPVAESVQEAEELILWYRSEIVNATWAVAENFRFLNSFDFAAEQIKSLGRIVGFQGRNQGFIEKDWKFNLTEWRRNPTHQGGYILDGGVHYIATLRTLLAAQPGNEIARVSAFTGLVQPYLPPVDTADAILRTRSGVTGTFQIWRGTSVKADEWTIACENGSVTVLFDKVIVNRNGQEAVETVPNERSGVPPVVRAWGKSLVSGKLSWEQEPEAALGDLELIELILRSGEQEGTPLDCKYQAAHS
- a CDS encoding uncharacterized protein (COG:S;~EggNog:ENOG410Q1WG;~TransMembrane:6 (o16-37i49-75o95-116i128-150o173-193i213-231o)); the encoded protein is MEARKGSPTDDKGPKILAVLWGLTGFTLIVVSARMTIRAKMLRNFGLDDWLIAFSMLMGIVYCAITTANIAIGYGKHAYVLEQETVERASFLNSLSFLFGIISFSVPKLAVGAMLIRILNPSTMHKTIIWGLTGLGATISGICIIILFTMCDPPHALWKTSLVMEGKATCKDVWILVNYAMFTGAYSAFIDLYLAIYPTTVLMKLHMSLRKRLALCAALGLGAIASAMAVVKCTQLKGLADKSDYTYGTADLVLWTNVESDVVIIASCIPTLQPVLELILGKRKLSSYSGSKNKYKGSQQLHDSEYGRGSKPSKKQGKMDLTITGVGSEESILRDDANGNQGHPMGAIRRTDNVTVEYESRMGGHDQMGIRREDRGSW
- a CDS encoding uncharacterized protein (COG:S;~EggNog:ENOG410PHZM;~TransMembrane:5 (i12-32o52-74i94-123o138-155i176-204o)) codes for the protein MGALIGISLYNAVELTTLIFTTFHFYGGLYFWSLTLSTTLGLVPSGIANTLHYFNIGPLWLAMTLSNIGFYFLIPMQSVVLYSRLHLVLYNQLILRLALYILIVDAVVFSISITIVCYGSAFIRTPGWNASYTILERLQVTWFCVQEFILAFLYIRETIKLLHLNPAHSSRRRKIMYELLAINIGIILMDVAVIVIEFLGLYYLQVLVKCAIYSAKLKLEFAVLGKLTAIVESPHRDLGDRAGTEDLSDRRRPASDPIRYARDRVSLTATNVSKES
- a CDS encoding uncharacterized protein (COG:G;~EggNog:ENOG410PU9A;~InterPro:IPR005829,IPR005828,IPR003663,IPR036259, IPR020846;~PFAM:PF00083,PF07690;~TransMembrane:12 (i12-32o65-85i97-114o120-144i156-175o187-208i277-300o312-331i343-364o370-395i407-431o437-458i);~go_component: GO:0016020 - membrane [Evidence IEA];~go_component: GO:0016021 - integral component of membrane [Evidence IEA];~go_function: GO:0022857 - transmembrane transporter activity [Evidence IEA];~go_process: GO:0055085 - transmembrane transport [Evidence IEA]) — encoded protein: MFDSLKLDWRSHGWAIFYCGISAIGALCYGYDNTYYNGVLAMQQFKNDYGTHRDADGNLALPSSFQSLTASAIYIGDLLGALIAAPINDRWGRKSTFWFASFCILAGGICQVADTIHHQAIIVVGRILIGLGVGQFTVTSLLYIGEVAPSSIRGPALMMFQFLQSCSQLVASALNQGTETINNSLSYRLPMGGLVVLPLIMFAFLPFIPETPKWYISQNRPADAERSLRRINRSQPDYNPTPELTTIQRTHQIECEQTKSSSSWSSLVTDPIERRKLVFSAGAMFSQQICGILFFYVYGVVFIQEIGVADPFLVQLAINIVQIFAVGASVITGNKVSRRSNLLVTNSIMLAAFIVIGAIGTRHLTSDSQIVIVVFSFIVVVGFNFGLGPLAYTIAREMAVGVNQNKIMSSSIVVFYFTTWLVSFTAPYLYYDAGLGPMLGFVYAGTTCLALAWTWYCVGETAGRTGLEISLFFRVQIPVREWKGYAFDNNQGVEFGGREKVLDEREVEHVERTG
- a CDS encoding uncharacterized protein (COG:S;~EggNog:ENOG410PV6M;~InterPro:IPR036864,IPR007219,IPR001138;~PFAM:PF00172;~TransMembrane:1 (o575-597i);~go_function: GO:0000981 - DNA-binding transcription factor activity, RNA polymerase II-specific [Evidence IEA];~go_function: GO:0003677 - DNA binding [Evidence IEA];~go_function: GO:0008270 - zinc ion binding [Evidence IEA];~go_process: GO:0006351 - transcription, DNA-templated [Evidence IEA];~go_process: GO:0006355 - regulation of transcription, DNA-templated [Evidence IEA]) — translated: MLQSTGPENSDRYAFWQSSEYPNHQAVYHFHISLYSRYIMSPKAHSALAALHRPEFIIGKPLPACDLCHSRKVKCDREETCKNCIAAKAPCIRSRQRLPRRISTRRGLDRHRTVGSISGSASPSQEHIFSSHQRPRRRSYQSALSSPHVAHKEVPPERLGRTCPSTPAEGLISLPLVPEPSDQADSTSNLMIRQELHSNTNLSLDRINVLESALALVRKFVATSERADTVSHEPGIGSDLPVPQDVTMELFYMMFSGQGGGGPVSLNHWPDHLPLQTLERMCLALVNGTVSGQTAIQYKVCVFSRATLFVTRWLRLCPSDDLACCLVKSKKSYAAACLQCLRDVDLTGAQSLLMLQTLLSGAHLVQLLGDSSRSWFLTACAARALVALGYHRSSRITADTDEGFEIRHCVFWCYYFDKTLSMLLVRPSSLPDMQFTPGDLVHTDSDDPLSFKVKILVKLAQVQDASLPFIVGNKRAQTESASARLDALETDLRYIHDDIIEFRPKCTSGRTLMIEWDALNFTFYSIATTVLRLNPSSLHDRGKREQCLQYARQALWSMQACQKHLDTITHIATDFLFWTALLYPLTPFFVVFCNVVATSNVHDLRLLNEVTATISKVKEQCAFGMNLYIMLSELIAMCTQLHDVLPAAPQQLHGDPLAQEPPIRTDQTVDPASHADSLISDGAPVTSSSQYISPISALDQSTTTTTTTNAIPGQQPFPSTAAEAESGHASIWEEGLMSELFNIQPSVQWFDSDYYNFFGIQQT